The nucleotide sequence TCCAGCGAGCCGAGAAAGCCGTACAGGAGGGTCGGACGGAATCGCTCCACCCAGTCGATGAGTGCCGGCGTCAGTCGCGCCCGCTTCGGCGCGCCGTCGCCGATGAGCCGCTTGAGCGAGCTCAGCCAGCCCGGCCCGGCTGAGCCGGAAGGGCCGCCTTCGCTCACGAGAGCCTGCTGCTTCTTGCGGCCGTACCAGGTACGCACCAAGGAAAAGGGCCAGACCCAGCGGACTTCCTCTTCCGTCAATCGATAAAAGGTGCGGCAGACGCTGTGATCGTCCGGCAAGACATCTTCATGCAGGTTCGCCAATCGGTCATGCGGCCATCCGCGGAACAGATTGCTCAGCGTAATGCCGCCGCCGGTGACAAGATTGAAATTGTTCGACGTGACGATCAGAACCCGCGGCAATTCCTGGTTCACTGCGCCCCCGCCCCGCGATGCTCCAGCAGGAACATCCAATCTGCCGCCCAGGAGAACGGCAGCAGATCCGCCAGCCGGTTGTTCGCGCGACACAACGCCGGCTCCCAGGGCGCCAGGCGAAAGAGCACATCCACGTAGGGACCACACAATAGCGTGCGGGCCCTCCGCTCGATAATGCGAAATCCACCGTCGAAAAATATCCGTTCGAGTTCACCGATCCGGAAAAACTGCACGTGCGTCGAGTCCATATTTAAGAAGCCAGTCGTCGGCACGACTGTTTCCGCTTCGGCCTCCGGCGTCGTGGCGGCCTTGCGGGAAGGCGAACAGGCATGGGCCACCCGCCGAAGCAAGCCATGGATTCCGGCACGGGCAAGCAGTCCGTGAAGACTGCTCAACCACTCGAACGAGCCGTAGCCATTGGGCGTGGTGATGATCACGCCGCCGCCCGGCTCCAGTACCCGGGTGAGCATGTCCAAAAATTTCCTTGGGTGGTAGAGGTGCTCCAGCACCTCCGAACAGACCACCAGATCAAACCGCGCCCCATCGTTCACCAGCGCTTCGATGTCCGCGAGCCGAAACGAAAGTGTCGGCGACTGATACCGGACCGAAGCCTGGCGAATCGACTCCTCATGCACATCCACGCCCAGCACGTGATGCCCCAGGCAGGCCAGAGGATAGGTCACGTGATCGCCGGTGCCGCAGCCATAGTCCAACACCGTGAGCGAAGATTTTCTCCGGCGGCGCGCCACCGTCTCTGTCCACGCCTCGATCGTTTGCCAGCGCTTGACGATTCCATACGAGGTTTCGGGAAACCGCACCAACCGGCTATCGGTCACGGAGCACCCGCTGATACAAGGCTTCAAAGCGTTGTGTCTGTAGCTCCATGTCGTACTCCGCCTCCGCCACGGCTCGACCGCGCCTGCCGAGACGGCGCCGGAGATCGTCATCATCCAACAGCTGTTGTAACCCAGCCGCCAAATCCTGCGCATCTTTGTGGCGTGCGAGGTACCCCGTCTCCATCGGCCGCACGGCTTCCCCGACACCACCCACGTCGAACGCCACGACCGGCGTGCCGCAGGCCAGACTCTCCAGCACCCCGTTCGGCAGATTGTCCGCCAGAGCCGGATGTACAAAGACATCCGCCGCTGAATACACAGTGGCCAACAGATGATCGTCCTTGATCGCATCGATCGCGGTGACAGGAACATCGACGACCTTCTCCCACTCGGAGGCTCGGTTGCCCACGACCAGCAATCGAAACGGGCTACGGGTGTTTCCTTTCAGCCGCTGA is from Nitrospira defluvii and encodes:
- a CDS encoding class I SAM-dependent methyltransferase; protein product: MTDSRLVRFPETSYGIVKRWQTIEAWTETVARRRRKSSLTVLDYGCGTGDHVTYPLACLGHHVLGVDVHEESIRQASVRYQSPTLSFRLADIEALVNDGARFDLVVCSEVLEHLYHPRKFLDMLTRVLEPGGGVIITTPNGYGSFEWLSSLHGLLARAGIHGLLRRVAHACSPSRKAATTPEAEAETVVPTTGFLNMDSTHVQFFRIGELERIFFDGGFRIIERRARTLLCGPYVDVLFRLAPWEPALCRANNRLADLLPFSWAADWMFLLEHRGAGAQ